In Candidatus Methylomirabilota bacterium, a single genomic region encodes these proteins:
- a CDS encoding secretin N-terminal domain-containing protein, which yields AANVRRALDIIRLVEGESVLDELQVIPIRFVDAAQLATILNQRRRPAGGPGEGAALVIAEPRSNSLLVQAPRHELELIRRLIGQVDAPVPGGRQVFVYAVEHARAKDLASSLAALYAGPATGAAPTKPPVRVIADEGTNAIIVTTSPPDWPEIEATIKQLDRPPRQVVVEALVAEVTLTDETRTGIDWATAIGSARVISLTSTATTLLTTSSLLGPAASGLTVLGVAGESFLVLLNALVSQNRVNVVSTASVLVSENQKAAINVSDSVPIVTSQQVPIGGAVPSGDSLTAAIVGTQAVEYRDVGVILTVTPRVGEGGTVALDIKQEVNDAGAPEPPTSSRRIIKRELETSVVLLDNQTLVLGGLIRDRRATEERGVPFLKDIPILGALFRAKTQTIEKSELLVLITPRVIGGAPAPGPPPPSPR from the coding sequence GGCGGCCAATGTCCGCCGCGCGCTGGACATCATCCGTCTGGTGGAGGGGGAGAGCGTGCTCGACGAGCTCCAGGTGATTCCGATCCGCTTCGTGGACGCCGCCCAGCTGGCGACGATTCTGAATCAACGCCGCCGACCGGCGGGAGGCCCCGGGGAAGGGGCCGCCCTGGTCATAGCCGAGCCCCGTTCGAACTCGCTCCTGGTCCAGGCGCCGCGACACGAGCTGGAGCTCATCCGGCGCCTCATCGGCCAGGTCGACGCGCCGGTCCCCGGCGGACGCCAGGTCTTCGTCTACGCCGTGGAGCACGCCCGGGCCAAGGACCTGGCCTCCAGCCTGGCCGCCCTCTACGCGGGCCCCGCGACGGGCGCGGCTCCCACCAAGCCTCCGGTGCGCGTCATCGCCGACGAGGGCACCAACGCGATCATCGTGACGACGTCCCCGCCCGACTGGCCCGAGATCGAGGCGACCATCAAGCAGCTCGATCGGCCTCCCCGGCAGGTCGTGGTGGAGGCGCTGGTGGCCGAGGTCACCCTCACGGACGAGACGCGCACGGGCATCGACTGGGCGACCGCGATCGGTAGCGCGCGAGTCATCTCGCTGACCTCCACGGCGACGACGCTGCTGACGACATCGTCCCTGCTGGGGCCGGCCGCCAGCGGGCTCACCGTCCTCGGGGTCGCCGGGGAGAGTTTCCTCGTGCTCCTGAACGCGCTGGTCTCCCAGAACCGTGTCAATGTCGTCTCCACCGCCTCCGTGCTGGTCTCGGAGAACCAGAAGGCCGCGATCAATGTCTCGGACTCGGTCCCCATCGTCACCAGTCAACAGGTACCGATCGGCGGCGCCGTACCGTCGGGCGACTCACTCACCGCGGCGATCGTCGGCACCCAGGCGGTCGAGTACCGGGACGTCGGCGTCATCCTGACGGTCACCCCGCGGGTGGGCGAGGGCGGGACCGTCGCGCTCGACATCAAGCAGGAGGTCAACGACGCGGGCGCGCCCGAGCCGCCCACCAGCTCGCGGCGGATCATCAAGCGCGAGCTGGAGACCTCGGTCGTGCTGCTGGACAATCAGACGCTGGTGCTGGGGGGACTGATTCGCGATCGGCGCGCGACCGAGGAGCGGGGGGTGCCCTTCTTGAAGGACATCCCGATCCTGGGGGCCTTGTTCCGCGCGAAGACGCAGACGATCGAAAAGAGCGAGCTGCTCGTCCTGATCACGCCGCGGGTGATCGGCGGCGCGCCTGCTCCCGGTCCGCCTCCCCCGTCCCCCCGCTAG
- a CDS encoding cyclic nucleotide-binding domain-containing protein, translating into MTTPTSTRDPGGEARFLKPGDEIPALKGVWLSDGPVRSSVETLLLEMLEPLQPRPSLRRAVLEELSRPVKLTDVILDYLGLRPVAVDTSGDLPLLLVSPKPGRDAWQKALLRSGGDRPIGIVLNTRDRGRVALVHEVFAHFSTLLKHYTRRYAVLAAEGQRHEAIIEALRGELATSAPVAELLAEGRRHVQMLDPSVLFGPDGGIRVQLGSLSQTTRNLLREGLRGEEVFILPPTLFEAGTNYGDIEFLVYLNFFLRQGQRTRIAGTARQKLMFYRLLTLVIFGLFDPDAQEPASLDQLREAYRVPDGEAYRLFLTTYETFAVRRSPDAVSRRPSLDDYVDFVLLEPGETAIPIEEHGASGRGRLLGEVRVKSLPAGMFDVRIVSPDGRSTDKRMHVTAPGPTEVRIPEELRRPLEFATNRPQFGVTPLGTSHGFDPVGDVTSFVIWLNGRGILVDPSPEALIYLKQMGVATADVPYVFLTHIHADHDGGLLGKLLSGSRTSIIASDVVFRSFIEKAEIVTGHNCEREGLVRHVAANPGAPVTVEIGGDLATFETRWNLHPVPTNGFRMRFGGRTFGYSGDTQYDPAAIRGKRERNELSARQHDDLLYFFWTPEGESNVDLLYHEAGLAPIHTARETLGSLPEAVRARTFLVHIADADVPAGAVPAKPRLFSTHVLLPPTEQSRQRILVDTLRLVSYLYDIPTDTLEALLGGAEVRHYGRNDFVVRRGAVGRKEPLHFFVVADGEVAVREERRLITRLGKADTFGEWGISHQRGYRAADVVAVRACQCLQFTEAQYWWLVERHPVIQERIAKIRTLLPRLELARTRQRLQAGASALKPLRVVSQMTSTQLAGLALFGELKAFGKDQAVIVEGEEYDGSYVLLSGHLAASVGGWDLGELGEGDIFGEMGFLEGGRRQATIKVVSADAEMLFLSTRNFQRLLETFPAFSWGIHEMAAYRRESRRPVDAAPRA; encoded by the coding sequence ATGACGACGCCCACGTCGACACGCGACCCGGGCGGGGAGGCGAGGTTCCTGAAGCCAGGCGACGAGATCCCGGCGTTGAAGGGCGTGTGGCTCAGCGACGGGCCGGTGCGTAGCTCGGTCGAGACGTTGCTGCTCGAAATGCTGGAGCCGCTCCAGCCGCGTCCGAGCCTCCGCCGGGCGGTGCTCGAGGAGCTCAGCCGTCCGGTGAAGCTGACCGACGTGATCCTCGACTATCTCGGCCTGCGGCCCGTCGCCGTCGACACGTCGGGCGACCTTCCGCTTCTCCTGGTGTCGCCCAAGCCGGGACGAGACGCCTGGCAGAAGGCGCTGCTGCGTTCCGGGGGCGACCGGCCGATCGGCATCGTGCTCAACACCCGCGACCGGGGGCGGGTGGCGCTCGTCCACGAGGTCTTCGCGCACTTCTCGACGCTCCTGAAGCATTACACGCGGCGGTATGCGGTCCTCGCCGCCGAGGGCCAGCGTCACGAGGCGATCATCGAGGCGCTCCGCGGCGAGCTGGCGACGAGCGCGCCCGTCGCCGAGCTGTTGGCCGAGGGCCGGCGCCACGTGCAGATGCTCGACCCCTCGGTCCTGTTCGGACCGGACGGCGGGATCCGGGTCCAGCTCGGGAGCCTCTCCCAGACCACCCGCAACCTCCTGAGAGAAGGGCTCCGGGGCGAGGAGGTCTTCATCCTTCCCCCGACCCTCTTCGAGGCCGGGACTAATTACGGCGACATCGAGTTCCTGGTCTATCTGAACTTCTTCCTGCGGCAGGGCCAGCGGACGCGGATCGCGGGGACGGCCCGCCAGAAGCTGATGTTCTACCGCCTGCTCACGCTGGTCATCTTCGGGCTGTTCGATCCGGATGCCCAGGAACCGGCGTCGCTTGACCAGCTCCGCGAGGCCTACAGGGTGCCTGACGGGGAGGCCTACCGGCTCTTCCTGACGACCTACGAAACCTTCGCGGTTCGGCGGAGCCCGGACGCCGTCAGCCGCCGGCCGAGCCTGGACGACTACGTCGACTTCGTCCTGCTCGAGCCCGGCGAGACCGCGATCCCGATCGAGGAGCATGGCGCCAGCGGGCGGGGGCGGCTCCTGGGGGAGGTCCGGGTGAAATCGCTCCCCGCCGGGATGTTCGACGTGCGCATCGTGTCGCCCGACGGCCGGTCCACCGACAAGCGCATGCACGTGACGGCGCCGGGGCCGACGGAGGTCCGCATTCCCGAGGAGCTCCGCCGCCCGCTGGAGTTCGCGACGAACAGGCCGCAGTTCGGCGTGACCCCGCTGGGCACCAGCCACGGGTTCGATCCCGTGGGCGATGTGACGAGCTTCGTCATCTGGCTCAACGGCCGGGGGATCCTCGTCGACCCGTCACCGGAGGCTCTCATCTACCTGAAGCAGATGGGCGTGGCGACCGCCGACGTCCCCTACGTGTTCCTGACCCACATCCATGCCGACCACGACGGCGGCCTCCTGGGAAAGCTGTTGAGTGGGAGCCGCACGAGCATCATCGCCTCGGACGTGGTGTTCCGGTCCTTCATCGAGAAGGCTGAGATCGTCACCGGGCACAACTGCGAGCGCGAAGGCCTCGTGCGGCACGTGGCGGCGAATCCGGGCGCACCCGTCACCGTCGAGATCGGCGGCGACCTGGCCACCTTTGAAACCCGCTGGAACCTGCACCCGGTCCCGACCAACGGGTTCCGGATGCGCTTCGGCGGCCGAACTTTTGGATACTCGGGGGACACGCAGTACGATCCCGCCGCCATCCGCGGCAAGCGGGAGCGGAACGAACTCTCCGCCCGCCAGCACGACGACCTCCTGTATTTCTTCTGGACGCCCGAGGGGGAGTCGAACGTCGATCTCCTCTATCACGAGGCGGGGCTGGCGCCGATCCACACCGCGCGGGAGACGCTCGGATCGCTGCCCGAAGCCGTCCGGGCGCGGACGTTCCTCGTGCACATCGCCGACGCCGACGTCCCCGCCGGCGCGGTCCCGGCCAAGCCGCGCCTGTTCTCCACCCACGTCCTGCTGCCGCCGACCGAGCAGTCGCGCCAGCGCATCCTGGTGGACACCCTGCGACTGGTCAGCTACCTCTACGACATCCCCACCGACACGCTGGAGGCGCTCCTGGGCGGCGCCGAAGTCCGGCACTATGGAAGAAACGACTTCGTCGTCCGGCGCGGCGCGGTGGGCCGGAAGGAGCCGCTCCACTTTTTCGTCGTCGCCGATGGGGAGGTGGCGGTGAGGGAGGAGCGGCGCCTGATCACGCGGCTCGGCAAGGCCGACACCTTCGGCGAGTGGGGGATCAGCCATCAGCGCGGGTACCGGGCGGCCGACGTCGTGGCCGTGCGCGCCTGCCAGTGCCTCCAGTTCACGGAGGCGCAGTACTGGTGGCTCGTCGAGCGTCACCCCGTGATTCAGGAGCGGATCGCCAAGATCCGGACGCTACTGCCCCGGCTCGAGCTGGCCCGGACCCGGCAGCGGCTACAGGCGGGGGCGAGCGCGTTGAAGCCGCTGAGGGTCGTCTCGCAGATGACGTCCACGCAGCTCGCGGGGCTGGCCCTCTTCGGCGAGCTGAAGGCGTTCGGGAAGGATCAGGCGGTCATCGTGGAGGGCGAGGAATACGATGGCTCCTACGTCCTGCTCTCCGGTCATCTGGCTGCCAGCGTGGGTGGCTGGGACCTGGGCGAGCTGGGGGAGGGGGACATCTTCGGCGAGATGGGCTTCCTGGAAGGCGGCCGGCGCCAGGCGACGATCAAGGTCGTCTCGGCGGACGCCGAGATGCTGTTCCTGAGCACGCGGAACTTCCAGCGCCTGCTGGAAACCTTCCCCGCGTTCTCGTGGGGGATCCACGAGATGGCCGCCTATCGCCGCGAGAGCCGCCGGCCGGTGGACGCCGCCCCGCGCGCGTGA
- a CDS encoding class I SAM-dependent methyltransferase, with the protein MSATGEADSAEVLKQLLPPALAPLFDASFIHSCVLYDEFVYRLTLQVFRSAGLEAASREPGSAGEIAGRAGLDTGRALAPVDWMLRQLAARGVVEEVDAGGAARRFRARASLPALDPGIVREEQRRHQPSWLPSYVLAETVAQDYAAFLRGEATGEAILFSPARFRLWVDYFSNDNGLYTVNNRVGAIAVEQWMPRGGGSILELGGGLASAATALLERFEGAGRLGEIREYRFTEIVPAFLRRGQQALQARFPGAAFLTFERLDMNRPFQEQGVAPGSLAVVYAVNTLHVALDLAVTLGQIFQALAPGGRLIVSECVRPHPDQAIYVEFVFNLMEAFRSPRLHPTYRPNGGFLTPEQWRAAMEAAGFVDVRFLPDIVRIRGRFPAFYVAAIGATRP; encoded by the coding sequence ATGAGCGCCACCGGGGAGGCCGACAGCGCCGAGGTCCTGAAGCAGCTCCTTCCGCCGGCCCTGGCGCCGCTGTTCGACGCGTCGTTCATCCACTCCTGCGTCCTCTACGACGAGTTCGTCTACAGGCTCACCCTCCAGGTGTTCCGTTCGGCCGGCCTCGAGGCGGCCTCGCGCGAGCCCGGCAGCGCCGGGGAGATCGCGGGCCGCGCGGGATTGGACACGGGGCGAGCCCTGGCGCCGGTCGACTGGATGCTCAGGCAGCTCGCGGCCAGAGGGGTCGTGGAGGAGGTGGATGCCGGCGGGGCGGCGCGCCGGTTCCGCGCCCGCGCGTCCCTGCCCGCGCTCGATCCTGGCATCGTCCGCGAGGAGCAGCGCCGCCACCAGCCCTCGTGGCTGCCTTCGTACGTCCTGGCCGAGACGGTCGCGCAGGACTACGCGGCGTTCCTCCGCGGGGAGGCGACGGGGGAGGCGATCCTGTTCTCTCCCGCCCGCTTCCGCCTCTGGGTCGATTACTTCTCGAACGACAACGGCCTCTACACCGTGAACAACCGGGTCGGCGCGATCGCGGTGGAGCAATGGATGCCCCGCGGAGGCGGCAGCATTCTCGAGCTGGGAGGCGGGCTGGCCAGCGCCGCCACCGCCCTCCTCGAGCGGTTCGAAGGCGCGGGGCGGCTGGGCGAGATCCGCGAGTACCGCTTCACGGAGATCGTTCCGGCGTTTCTCCGGCGCGGGCAGCAGGCCCTTCAGGCCCGGTTCCCCGGCGCCGCGTTTCTGACGTTCGAGCGTCTGGACATGAACCGTCCCTTCCAGGAGCAGGGCGTGGCGCCGGGCAGCCTGGCGGTCGTCTACGCCGTCAACACGCTCCACGTGGCCCTCGACCTCGCCGTCACCCTCGGCCAGATCTTCCAGGCCCTGGCCCCCGGTGGCCGGCTGATCGTGTCCGAGTGCGTCCGCCCGCACCCGGACCAGGCGATCTACGTCGAGTTCGTCTTCAACCTGATGGAGGCGTTCCGATCCCCGCGTTTGCATCCGACCTACCGTCCGAACGGAGGGTTTCTCACGCCCGAGCAGTGGAGGGCGGCCATGGAGGCGGCGGGGTTCGTTGACGTGCGCTTCCTGCCGGACATCGTGCGCATCCGGGGCCGGTTCCCGGCCTTCTACGTGGCCGCCATCGGGGCGACCCGCCCCTGA
- a CDS encoding acyl-CoA dehydratase activase-related protein, producing the protein MPTLTLPRWLSKAPAAAPPSRASLRIGIPRVLNLWSTHQFWMGLFGALGIDPRNVIFSSDTSEEQGRQFGKGRGTVDCCYPVKCISGHYGELVFGQKQKLDILFSPMIYTLPSFMSGHVARTLTCPRVMAAPENIKAGFLKEADVFAEAGIKYVTPFVSLDEPPLVPKQLFEGFQDVLPGLTRAEMAQAVGEGYQALQGFNDRLRRKSREVLEWCAREDRACLLVLARPYHMDPGIGHEIEVDLQAYGYPILWMQYFPTDPDLMDWAFGEDIRAGFIKSPFDIRDVWPSSYSSNTNEILWGAKVAARIPWIACVIRLSSYECGMDQPTYTPVQQIIERSGTLFFSFQDLDSTKPAGSVKIRVETITHYLEKYAREIIARKKAAMAPGCPLAQR; encoded by the coding sequence GTGCCGACGCTAACGCTCCCGCGATGGCTCTCGAAGGCGCCTGCCGCCGCGCCGCCGTCCCGCGCTAGCCTCCGGATCGGCATCCCGCGCGTCCTCAACCTCTGGTCCACCCACCAGTTCTGGATGGGCCTGTTCGGCGCGCTGGGGATCGATCCCCGGAACGTGATCTTCTCCTCCGACACGTCGGAGGAACAGGGCCGGCAGTTCGGCAAGGGCCGCGGCACCGTCGACTGCTGCTACCCGGTGAAGTGCATCTCCGGGCATTACGGCGAGCTCGTCTTCGGCCAGAAGCAGAAGCTCGACATCCTGTTCTCGCCGATGATCTACACGCTCCCGTCGTTCATGAGCGGGCACGTGGCCCGCACGCTGACCTGCCCGCGCGTCATGGCCGCCCCCGAGAACATCAAGGCCGGCTTCCTGAAGGAGGCCGACGTCTTCGCGGAGGCCGGCATCAAGTACGTCACACCTTTCGTCTCTCTCGACGAGCCGCCGCTCGTCCCCAAGCAGCTCTTCGAGGGATTTCAAGATGTGCTGCCGGGGCTGACGCGGGCGGAGATGGCCCAGGCCGTCGGCGAGGGTTACCAAGCGCTGCAGGGCTTCAACGACCGGCTTCGCCGGAAGTCGCGCGAGGTGCTGGAGTGGTGCGCGCGCGAGGACCGGGCGTGCCTGCTGGTGCTGGCCCGGCCGTACCACATGGACCCCGGCATCGGCCACGAGATCGAGGTCGATCTGCAGGCCTACGGCTATCCGATCCTCTGGATGCAGTACTTCCCCACCGATCCGGATCTGATGGACTGGGCGTTCGGGGAGGACATCCGCGCCGGCTTCATCAAGTCGCCGTTCGACATCCGCGACGTGTGGCCGTCGTCCTACTCGTCCAACACGAACGAGATCCTGTGGGGCGCCAAGGTGGCCGCGCGTATCCCCTGGATCGCCTGCGTCATCCGGCTGTCCTCCTACGAGTGCGGGATGGACCAGCCGACCTACACGCCGGTGCAGCAGATCATCGAGCGCTCGGGCACGCTCTTCTTCTCCTTCCAGGACCTCGACTCCACCAAGCCCGCCGGCTCGGTGAAGATCCGGGTCGAGACGATCACGCACTACCTCGAGAAATATGCCAGGGAGATCATCGCGCGGAAGAAGGCGGCCATGGCGCCGGGCTGCCCGCTGGCCCAGCGTTAA
- a CDS encoding BadF/BadG/BcrA/BcrD ATPase family protein: MTGEGSRKGGETPVRGKLVGVDVGSTTVKAAVVEDGKVGWQDYQRHNTRQAEKVVEFLGRMETEAGLTPGRDHVFFTGSGAGFIAPLVGGKLIQEVVAVAACVEQLHPDVRFVSEIGGEDMKTIFFTATGTGKSKQVYMQSACSGGTGTFIEKTARKLQVPGERLAGMPYAGMSLHKISSKCGIFAETDANTLVKTGVPVEEIIASLFEAVVYQNLATLTKGNTPMPEVLLLGGPNLFFKGLQEAWRHHLAKLWAQRKIALPEGREPVSLINVPAEALYYACLGCVEIGKGEKPDVGIYQGRDKLTWWVEQGQHEQKARDGAKGLIAGEGDLAAFVREYVRPAGANGGAKPRQAHVGSVLLGCDFGSTTAKAVVLSEDRGLLFSCYALSKGNPIEDAQSLFRQVREAGFTDVGGLALTGYGKDLLKDVLGADVGVVETVAHATAALHFYPDADVICDVGGTDVKIMILRQGTVADFRLNSQCSSGNGAFLQGVAERYDIPLEAYADRAFAAKAMPSLTMGCGVFLQSDIVNQQRKGWSAEEIMAALAAVLPVNVWIYAGQLQNLRSVGRKFVLQGGTHRNMAVVKAQVDFIRGKVPDAEVVLHPYSGEAGAIGAALCVAEWRKGGGASRFRGFDTIQALTYTSTTSAETVCKWCPINCTRTFIDVQLPGAQGRSWSKVPLAGGWERVISGNSCPKGLVEDVNEMRVVKAKLEEVKREYPNVAEMVRKDAFRRVGAAVLRTSPVDAPAKPALDTALKAGREGR; this comes from the coding sequence ATGACCGGAGAGGGATCCCGGAAGGGGGGCGAGACCCCCGTTCGAGGCAAGCTCGTCGGCGTCGACGTCGGCTCCACCACGGTGAAGGCGGCGGTGGTGGAGGACGGCAAGGTCGGCTGGCAGGACTACCAGCGCCACAACACCCGGCAGGCCGAGAAGGTCGTCGAGTTCCTGGGGCGCATGGAGACGGAGGCCGGCCTCACGCCCGGTCGCGACCACGTCTTCTTCACCGGCTCCGGCGCCGGCTTCATCGCGCCGCTGGTGGGCGGCAAGCTCATCCAGGAGGTGGTGGCGGTCGCCGCCTGCGTGGAGCAGCTGCACCCCGACGTCCGGTTCGTCTCGGAGATCGGCGGCGAGGACATGAAGACGATCTTCTTCACCGCCACCGGGACCGGGAAGTCCAAGCAGGTCTACATGCAGTCGGCCTGCAGCGGTGGCACCGGCACCTTCATCGAGAAGACCGCCCGCAAGCTGCAGGTGCCGGGCGAGCGGCTGGCCGGGATGCCGTACGCCGGCATGAGCCTGCACAAGATCAGCAGCAAGTGCGGCATCTTCGCCGAGACTGACGCCAACACGCTCGTGAAGACCGGGGTGCCGGTCGAGGAGATCATCGCCAGCCTGTTCGAGGCGGTCGTCTACCAGAACCTGGCCACGCTGACCAAGGGCAACACGCCCATGCCCGAGGTGCTGCTGCTGGGGGGCCCCAACCTCTTCTTCAAGGGCCTGCAGGAGGCGTGGCGGCATCACCTGGCCAAGCTGTGGGCGCAGCGCAAGATCGCGCTGCCGGAGGGCCGCGAGCCCGTCTCGCTGATCAACGTCCCCGCCGAGGCGCTCTACTACGCGTGCCTGGGCTGCGTGGAGATCGGCAAGGGCGAGAAGCCCGACGTCGGCATCTACCAGGGGCGCGACAAGCTCACGTGGTGGGTGGAGCAGGGCCAGCACGAGCAGAAGGCCAGGGACGGCGCCAAGGGCCTGATCGCCGGCGAGGGCGATCTCGCCGCGTTCGTCCGGGAGTACGTGCGGCCGGCCGGCGCGAACGGTGGCGCGAAGCCGCGGCAGGCCCATGTCGGATCCGTGCTGCTCGGCTGCGACTTCGGCAGTACCACCGCCAAGGCGGTCGTGCTGTCCGAGGACCGCGGGCTGCTCTTCTCCTGCTACGCGCTGTCCAAGGGCAACCCGATCGAGGACGCCCAGTCGCTGTTCCGCCAGGTGCGCGAGGCCGGCTTCACCGACGTGGGCGGGCTCGCGCTCACCGGCTACGGCAAGGACCTCCTCAAGGACGTGCTGGGGGCGGACGTCGGAGTCGTGGAGACGGTGGCCCACGCCACCGCCGCGCTGCACTTCTACCCCGACGCCGACGTGATCTGCGACGTGGGCGGCACCGACGTCAAGATCATGATTCTCCGCCAGGGCACGGTGGCCGACTTCCGGCTCAACTCCCAGTGCTCGTCGGGCAACGGCGCGTTCCTGCAGGGCGTGGCCGAGCGCTACGACATCCCGCTCGAGGCCTACGCCGACCGCGCGTTCGCGGCCAAGGCCATGCCGAGCCTCACCATGGGCTGCGGCGTCTTTCTCCAGTCGGACATCGTGAACCAGCAGCGCAAGGGCTGGTCGGCCGAGGAGATCATGGCCGCGCTGGCGGCGGTGCTGCCCGTCAACGTCTGGATCTACGCCGGCCAGCTCCAGAATCTGAGATCGGTCGGACGGAAGTTCGTCCTGCAGGGCGGCACCCACCGCAACATGGCGGTGGTCAAGGCCCAGGTGGACTTCATCCGCGGTAAGGTGCCCGACGCCGAGGTCGTCCTCCATCCGTACTCGGGCGAGGCCGGCGCCATCGGCGCCGCGCTGTGCGTCGCCGAGTGGCGGAAGGGCGGCGGGGCCTCGCGCTTCCGGGGATTCGACACCATCCAGGCCCTGACCTACACGAGCACGACCAGCGCCGAGACGGTCTGCAAGTGGTGCCCGATCAACTGCACCCGGACGTTCATCGACGTTCAGCTCCCCGGCGCCCAGGGGCGCTCGTGGAGCAAGGTGCCGCTGGCCGGGGGCTGGGAGCGCGTCATCAGCGGCAACTCGTGTCCCAAGGGGCTCGTCGAGGACGTCAACGAGATGCGGGTGGTCAAGGCGAAGCTCGAGGAGGTCAAGCGTGAGTACCCTAACGTTGCCGAGATGGTTCGGAAGGACGCGTTCCGCCGAGTCGGCGCCGCCGTCCTCCGAACCTCCCCAGTGGATGCGCCGGCCAAGCCGGCGCTCGACACTGCCCTGAAGGCCGGGCGCGAGGGGAGATAG
- a CDS encoding ferritin-like domain-containing protein yields the protein MPTFDLEAYVARAGALDLSVIPWADVPRHPVPPEAIRTLGYMQDIESHTIVYLRALLSTRAIDDPEVATFLACWLYEETFHGLALARFLEAAGHPVPSRPTPHGQEPLVKRLEAWATSTLSKAWPDFCAVHMTWGAINELTTLTGYRRLVAVAPHPVLSDLLERIMIDESRHFFFYYRQAEIRLQRSGAARVARLLVDRFWAPVGSGVQPRAELEFMARYLFAGDEGRAAARKVDDTIRRLPGFATVQLLEAWMDRVCANGIGVNGGRHGHRNH from the coding sequence ATGCCCACCTTCGACCTCGAGGCGTACGTGGCGCGCGCCGGCGCGCTCGACCTGTCGGTCATCCCCTGGGCCGACGTTCCGCGACATCCCGTCCCGCCCGAGGCGATCCGCACGCTGGGCTACATGCAGGACATCGAGAGCCACACGATCGTCTACCTCCGCGCGCTGCTGTCCACCCGCGCGATCGACGACCCCGAGGTCGCGACGTTCCTCGCCTGCTGGCTCTACGAGGAGACCTTTCACGGCCTGGCGCTGGCGCGCTTCCTGGAGGCGGCCGGCCATCCGGTGCCGTCCCGGCCGACCCCGCACGGCCAGGAGCCGCTCGTCAAGCGCCTGGAGGCGTGGGCGACGTCGACGCTGTCGAAGGCCTGGCCGGACTTCTGCGCGGTCCACATGACGTGGGGCGCCATCAACGAGCTGACCACGCTCACGGGTTACCGGCGCCTGGTGGCGGTCGCCCCCCACCCGGTGCTCTCCGACCTGCTCGAACGCATCATGATCGACGAGTCGCGACATTTCTTCTTCTACTACCGGCAGGCCGAGATCCGGCTGCAGCGCTCCGGCGCCGCCCGGGTGGCGCGCCTGCTCGTGGACCGTTTCTGGGCCCCGGTCGGCAGCGGCGTGCAGCCGCGCGCCGAGCTGGAGTTCATGGCCCGCTACCTGTTCGCCGGCGACGAGGGTCGTGCGGCGGCCCGCAAGGTGGACGACACGATCCGACGGTTGCCGGGATTCGCCACGGTGCAGCTCCTGGAGGCGTGGATGGATCGGGTCTGCGCTAACGGCATCGGCGTCAATGGAGGACGGCATGGCCACCGCAACCACTGA
- a CDS encoding outer membrane beta-barrel protein, which produces MCLTRRRSRGPSTCAALILGGLALGVPGRAHGELYLAVFGGVAFSESKTTETQLNLSGTSLLDGKFRDVDFQNSPLVGGKIGYFLPRPLLGGHLGSEFEFYYTQPRAPRQTVTFTGTGLGAPPSGRISVQSADFEIYTLALNVLYRMPFLTDAGFPLGRVQLYGGAGAGAFIATIHTRTSPLDTNRRIQDTDVEPGVQAVGGLKLFLLRNLSLFAEYRFAQTAEFTFDFKQHGTVGGAPATETARDRSDSTQHQAAFGIAVHW; this is translated from the coding sequence ATGTGTCTGACTCGACGGCGATCACGCGGCCCGAGCACCTGCGCGGCGCTCATCCTCGGCGGCCTCGCGCTCGGCGTCCCCGGACGGGCGCATGGTGAGCTCTATCTGGCCGTGTTCGGCGGCGTGGCGTTCAGCGAGAGCAAGACCACCGAGACCCAGCTGAACCTCAGTGGCACCTCGCTCCTGGACGGGAAGTTCCGTGACGTCGACTTCCAGAACTCCCCGCTGGTCGGTGGCAAGATCGGTTACTTCCTGCCCCGCCCGCTGCTCGGCGGGCACCTCGGCTCGGAGTTCGAGTTCTACTACACGCAGCCGCGGGCGCCACGGCAAACGGTCACGTTCACCGGCACCGGCCTGGGCGCGCCACCGTCCGGCCGGATCAGCGTCCAGAGCGCCGACTTCGAGATCTACACGCTCGCCCTCAACGTCCTCTACCGGATGCCCTTCCTCACCGACGCCGGCTTCCCACTTGGCCGCGTCCAGCTGTACGGCGGCGCTGGCGCCGGCGCCTTCATCGCCACCATACACACCCGCACCTCGCCCCTCGACACCAACCGGCGCATTCAGGACACCGACGTCGAGCCGGGCGTGCAGGCGGTGGGCGGGCTGAAGCTCTTCCTGCTGCGCAACCTCTCCCTCTTCGCGGAGTACCGGTTCGCCCAGACCGCCGAGTTCACGTTCGACTTCAAGCAGCACGGGACCGTCGGAGGGGCCCCCGCCACGGAGACGGCCCGCGACCGCTCGGACTCGACCCAGCACCAGGCGGCGTTCGGAATCGCGGTTCACTGGTAG